TCACTAGCTCTTTGCCCTGCCATCATACTTGCAGGGTCACCTGGAATGACATGAGACATAAAGAAAGTCACCAATGTCACTCCAAAAATGACGAAGATTAGAAGGCCAAGCCTTTTGGCAATCATTTTCAGCATGGTTCTTCACTCCAGTTTTATTTAGACATATCTTGTAGATTGTACATACTTTCTAACATTGGGTTATATACAAATCCTTTAACCTCTTTACTCATTGGTAAAATGAAGTCTTTTTGATAAAGAAGAATATACGGCGCATCTTCTAACACAATATCTTGAACTTGTTTATAAATAGACTGACGAGCTTCTTGGTCATTATTTGTTGCTGCTTCTCTTAATAATTTGTCAACTTCACTATTTGTATAGAATGATCTGTTTCCTGCTAATCCATGATAACTTGAATCAAACCAGTAGTTCATAAACATATAAGGGTCACCGAAGTCAGGACTCCAAACACCTAACGCTAAGTCAAATTCGCCTTTATCCATCATTTCACGAGAAGTAGCGTAAGCAACTTTATTTAGCTTTACCGTAACACCAATATCTGCTAAGTTTGATTGGATTGCTAAAGCTTCTGTTTCCCACCATGTTTTATTATCTGAATATAGTAAAGAAATTGTTAAATCCTCTGCTCCAGCTTCAGCTAACAATTGTTTTGCCTTTTCAACATCATAGTTATATTGTTTTACTGATTTATCATGTCCCCAAATACCATCTGGAATTGGACCATGCATTTGTGTAGCATACCCTAATTGAACAGCACTCACTAAACTATCGTAATCAATTGCATAGTTTAAAGCTTGTCTTACACGTGCATCCTGTAATGCTGGATTGCCATTTTTGTTATTTATATAAACATAGTCAACTGCTAAACTTGGCTCCTGAAGAATTGTTACATTATCTAATTCTTTTAAAGTATCAATTTGATCAACTGGAATCCCTTCTGCAATGTCAATTTCACCTTTTTCTAATTGTAAGCGTTGAACAGATGGATCACTTACAACTCTAAACAATACAGTTGTAATGGATGGCTTTAATTTTGAATGTTCGTTTAATTCTAATTTCAGTGAATCACCTTTTTTCCATTCCGTTAACTTATAGGGACCACTACCCATCGTATTTGATGCCAAGTAGTTTTGTCCTAAGTCTCCGTCAACTTCGTGTTCTAACACTTTTGGATTCACAATATTTCCGTAGTTGGCTGCTAGTGTTGATAAAAATGGTGGGAATGTCTCAGATAATACAAAGGTAACCGTTAATGGATCTTCTACTTTTATTTCAGAAATCATACTGAAAACACCTGCTGGTCCATTATCAACAGCTAATGTTCGTTCAAAGCTTGCCTTGACAGCCTCTGCATCCACTGGTGTTCCATCAGAGAAAAGATGGCCATCTTCTAAATAGAACGTCCATGTTTTCCCGTCTTCACTTACTTTCCATTCTTTAGCCAACCCTGGTTTAATATTTGTTGTTGCACCATCATAATCTACTAATCTTTCATAAGTGTTATAAATAATTTTCCATGCTGTATTGTCCATAGAAACAGCTGGATCAAGAGATGTAACATCCGCTGGCATTGCTACCACAAGTTGATCTGATTTGGAGGTAGTTGTTGATTCGTTTGAATTTGAGTCATTTTCTGTTGTCGAATCTGAAGGAGCATTTGCATTTTCCTGACATGCAGCTAAAAAAATTACTGAGATAATAATAAAAAAACAATAGCTTAATTTTTTAATCATGGCTTTCTCTCCCTTTAGCATTCAGTTCAATTCCATAATAAATCGGTTCAAGTGCAGTCTCTCTTGCCCAGCGTGAATTGCCGTAATCAAAATGCCACCATTCGTCTGGATTTATACTAAACCCGGCATTTTCCATTGCATACCTTAGCAATCGTCTGTTATCACGTATTTCGAGCTCCTCTTTTGTTAAATGTGCTTGTCCTTCAAAATATAGCGAGCTTGCTTTTTCTGTAAACTCATCAAATGCTGTCCCCATATTAAGCCACCCATCCTTAGAAGCTATCGTTAAATCGATTGCTCCCCCTGTATAATGTGGGGAAGATGAAAGATGGTCAGTTGAAGGTGTTGCAACAAATTTTGAAACATGACTTAGTAAATCTCTTTCCGAATCAAACATAGATTGAAATTGTTTTTTAGCCATTTCAAATAGGGCACTTTGAGTTTCGAAGGATCGCCAGCCATCTAAAATGACTAAGTCGTAATTCTCCGGAATACTGTTAACAACCGTAAGTAGCTTCTTCATTACACCCTCTCTGACAAAGCAATCATTTACTGAACCAGGCAAATTTTGCTTAAAATAATAAGGATATACTTGTATT
Above is a genomic segment from Lysinibacillus sp. PLM2 containing:
- the ddpA gene encoding peptide ABC transporter substrate-binding protein, whose product is MIKKLSYCFFIIISVIFLAACQENANAPSDSTTENDSNSNESTTTSKSDQLVVAMPADVTSLDPAVSMDNTAWKIIYNTYERLVDYDGATTNIKPGLAKEWKVSEDGKTWTFYLEDGHLFSDGTPVDAEAVKASFERTLAVDNGPAGVFSMISEIKVEDPLTVTFVLSETFPPFLSTLAANYGNIVNPKVLEHEVDGDLGQNYLASNTMGSGPYKLTEWKKGDSLKLELNEHSKLKPSITTVLFRVVSDPSVQRLQLEKGEIDIAEGIPVDQIDTLKELDNVTILQEPSLAVDYVYINNKNGNPALQDARVRQALNYAIDYDSLVSAVQLGYATQMHGPIPDGIWGHDKSVKQYNYDVEKAKQLLAEAGAEDLTISLLYSDNKTWWETEALAIQSNLADIGVTVKLNKVAYATSREMMDKGEFDLALGVWSPDFGDPYMFMNYWFDSSYHGLAGNRSFYTNSEVDKLLREAATNNDQEARQSIYKQVQDIVLEDAPYILLYQKDFILPMSKEVKGFVYNPMLESMYNLQDMSK